Below is a genomic region from Mustela lutreola isolate mMusLut2 chromosome 1, mMusLut2.pri, whole genome shotgun sequence.
CAGCCCAGTGTAATTACACACCTTTTTGGAAGGGACCATTTAATGACATATGACTAAAATAGCCCTTTAAACTGTTCTCTGTGTGTCTTTTGTCTTAGTTTTCTGTGTTCCTGGGAATTATTTTCTTCCTGGAGCTCACTGCTGGGGTTCTGGCGTTTGTTTTCAAAGACTGGATCAAAGACCAGCTGTATTTCTTTATAAACAACAACATCAGAGCGTACAGAGATGACATTGATTTGCAGAACCTCATAGACTTCACGCAGGAATATGTAAGTTTAAATTTGGTCTATTTTTAAGTTGAAAGCCTTGTCGGGGAATGAACGTTGCTCCTGGCTTCTGGCCATGCCGGCTGGAACCTACCTCTGATTTTGCCACAtgggttttttttattgttgttgctttacttgtatattcattattttctaacCTCCTTTCTGACTTCCGTGATTTATACCCTAGTGAAAATGTCCTATTTTTGTTTAATCTCCATTTCTACCAAGTACGAGCGACAAAGAGAGCCTCTTGAATGAGATTATAAGCACACGTGCTGTTTCCACGCCCTCTGTGGAGTATTGTTTTGCTCTTAGTGTAACATGTTATGTGGTGTCTCAGGGGGATTCTTTCTTGCTCCTTGCCCCCTTTTTGGCCATCCTCTACACTTCATGGCTCCTAATAAGACACTCAGCAATAGAATATTTGTCTCTAGAGCTCCTAAAACATGCCTATCCAAACCTTAGAGCACACCCAGTTCTGCACAACCAAAAGTTGAGCAACTTCTAAGCCCCCGTGACCTCTAGCAAGTGAAGaatctgccccccccaccccgccttccaGAACGTTACTAGGTGACTTCCCCTGGCATGCAAATGACGTTGCAGATGCCTCCTTTGACTcagaatggaaaacagtataaacagGAGGTCAGAAATACAGATCTAGTGCCAAACTCTAATTAGCTAAGTGACCTCGGGCTAACGGAACCTTGACCTACTTCCCTGGTTGTACAGTAGAAATAGTAACAGCTACTGTTTAACTCAGGCGAGTATTAGGACACTCTAATAAGATATGTGTGGTTTTCTAAGAGGCTGAAGGTGTTAACTGTCCACGGGTGTTGAGGTCTTTATTTGTGTGCCCTGAGAAATTGGACAGGGGTGTCTGTGACCTTAATGTTTGTGGCAGGACTTGGGGGGCAAACAGAAGCCCAGGGGACGAGTGGTTGTCTTTCTGTTGGACAGCTTTGCAGGGGGAGCTGGGCAGGTGTTCCCTTTGATAAAGAGAGGAGATGGTTGCATCTTGCATTGGCACTTGCCCTGTGGGAGCCGTGCTCCTTCGTTAGGTACTCAGCAGTGACTGGGGCTGTGTTGCTGACCTGGAGTGAGCTGCAGCTCGGGTGTGAAGTTAAGCCCTGGTTCATGTCCTTGGCGGACCTCCCTGACTTGTTATGTCATAATAGATGCAGGCGCACACCTTGCCAAGTATTGTTGCTGAGTAGTTTGCATGAAAAATCTGATGAAGCTTTGCAGGTGGACCTGGAGATGTGCAAGCCCAGCCCTCGGAGGGCCAGATGAGCTGGAAGAACATGCGTATACACATTCTCTTGCCCTGCTGTCTGCTTTATATGGAAATACTGTTAtttcatgtgattttatttttctatcgtGGAGTGTAATGTGTTGAAGTAGCTCTTGGGCCTGAAAGCGAGAAAATGGTCAAGGCTTGATGTTTACTTAACTCAGAGAGGGTAGAGCTAATCCAGAAGGGGAGTGACACAGGGCCCTCTGGAGCAACCAGTCCCTGTACCAAGCCCTTTTGAGACTCACTGACTTCAGCAActcattttatacatattttaattagaGGATGgaatactgttttttattttttatttttttaaaagattttatttatttatttgacagagagagagagagagacatcacaaataggcagagaggcaggcagagggaaggggggaaagcaggctcctctccaagcagagagcccaatggtggCGCTtgatccaagaccctgagatcatgacctgggctgaaggcagaggcttaacccagtaagccacccaggtgcccctggaatactgttttttaaagattttatttatttatttgacagagatcacaagtaggcagagaggcaggcagagagagaggaggaagcagtttccctgctaagcagagggcccagtgtgggactggatcccaggaccctggaatcattacttgagccaaaggcagaggctttaacccactgagccacccaggcgtcctggatGATggaattttttaagttaaaatgtaaattcatgttcttaaaaaaaagttcagaataGTAACAGGTATATAATGAAAAGTAAGCCTTGAAAACTTGGGGCAGTAATGAGTATGTTCTCTGTTtcgattgtggtgatggttttacAGTGATACATATGTCAGATCTTACAAGATTGTGCCCTTTAAATATGTGCggtttattgtatgtcaattatacctcaataaaaaggatttttacaAAACCATTAAGGCTGCAGAGACCACGTTTTTAAAAGGTCAGCCTCTAACTCTTCCCCCGCCAGGCCCACTTGCCTCCTTCAGACACTGCCAAAGTTAGGTGTGTAGTTTATCCTAGAATGTTCCTCCATGCACCCTCGCCAGGCAGATCTTGTTCGGACCGAATCTGCTCTGCAACTCTGGCCTTGTCTACCCTTCCAACACCTAACCCTGTGGGTCTCACCGGCCATTTAAATCACATGCTAGCTAGCACATCCTTACAGATCTTGAGACTGAGTCATTTTGGAAGCTTTTATAGGGCCCCTTTCGGTTTAGTTTGGTTGAAAAGTAAATTCTAGGCAGAAGAGAAGGTTAGCGCTGGCGGAAGCTGGGTGGTGGTCGTCTGGCAGTCTTGAGCATGGGCACCTGGTCGTCTCCAAGTCGAGATGTTCTAATTCTCTCCTGTTTGCTCTAGTGGCAGTGCTGTGGGGCTTTTGGAGCTGATGATTGGAACCTAAATATTTACTTCAATTGCACAGATTCCAACGCAAGTCGAGAACGATGCGGCGTGCCATTCTCCTGCTGCACTAAAGATCCCGCGGTGAGTGAAGGCCCGCGGACTGCCGGCCAGCTCTGCGCGTCCCACCAAGAaatggggccgggggaggggcagcagggatGAGCAGAGTGACTGTTTTCTAGAAACCTGTTCTTACCTGCTCATTCCTCATTTTAGCCCCTAAAGGGGGCGTAGCGCTTGCATCTTCCCGATAGGAGTAATTGTATCTGACATTATTAATTCAGCAGCATGCGcgggttcttttttgtttgtttgttttttaaagattttatttatttatttgacacacagagagagagagagagagagagagagatcacaagtaggcagagaagcagacagggcgtgggggggaaacaggcttcctcctgagcaaagATCCCAAtgcgcggctcaatcccaggaccctgagaccatgacctgagctgaaagcagaggctttaacccactgagccaccaggcgcccccacacacgGGTTCTTATTCTCAGCCTTCTTGGGAGTTGGCTCAATAAAAATTAGAATGTTCCTGCTGGCCGTGTCATCATcatctgatgatgatgatgatctgAAACAAAGGCCCTTGGAGCTTAAGCAGCTTTCCCAAGCTCACACTGCTAGCAAGTGATGGAGCTGAGCTTTAGGCCCAGGAAGCCTGCCTAGAGTGCCTCTCATTCCTTCCTGAGGAGAGGGACCTGCTTAGGTGCGAGCTCTCTGCATTGGCTGGGGGGCAGTGACCCTCTGCTTCCTGACTTGGTTCTGGGGGGCAGTGTCAGAAATCGGGGAAAAGTCTGAGGTGAGATAGGGCTAGTCTTCCAGGGAGGAAGACCACAGCTGCCTGGGCTCTCATTTTTAATGATGAGACCTACAGTTAATGTTttacttaagaaaagaaaaaatgttgaacCTGTTCTTAACCTTTTCACCGTGGGTTTGGCTGGGTGTTGGGTCATACTGGCATGTGAGATGACTTAAAATGCCAAGTGCCTTGTTGGAAGTTCAGTGCTCAGGAGTGAGCACTGAAACAAGGGGGAGAATTTGCTTCTGCACGTGTCTGTTCCACATTCTTCGGTCTCCCGGGCCTTCGGTAGTCTCCCCCAGACCGCCCTTCTTGAAATCAAGCAGAGCCCTGTGGGTGCTAGTGGATCAGTGGCCATTTCCCCACGCGAGGTGGAGCGTGTGGGGCTCCTCAAAAGGCGGCATGGTCTTGGTGTGGAACAGCGGTTCTTGGAGAGCTTCAGAGCAGTCTCTGGGCTGTTGGTCTGAAAGAGACTGAGAATCCAAAAGGACTGTGCTTGCTCCCCTGCTCTGAGACCTTACCGGGAAGCCCACCTCTCCCACTGGCTCATGTCTTGATTTCCTGTGAGGAGGGCTGGCAGACAGGAGAGTGCCCAGGACAGAGCCCTGGGTGTCCACTCAGGTGGCCTTGTGCCAACCAGCAGGTACAAACTGTTCTGTCTCCGGCTCCTGGGTTAACATTCCATCAGAAGAATTATGAAGAGTGTCAGAAGGCATTATGCCTCCCCTTTCAACTACAGATACTCTGGGTAGAGATTTCTCATTCCACAAATGCCTAGCTAATAAAATCCACCCATACCCtgcagaggggaaaaataaacaaacctaaAACAGGAGAACCCATGTTTCCGATTGGACCTGTGAGAAGTCAGGTATCTGTCAGTGTGATACGTTGTTGggacattgttttgttttttaattattaaagtaaTGCATTCTCATTGAAAAACCATTTAAGTGATGCAGAAGTTTATAGATTAAAATGTAGAAGTTCCCCCAGAAGAACATAAATGAAGGTAGTCATTGTGTTCTTTTCCCATGGTTTTAACTATGTATCCATTTTCTAACCCTTGTATAAGCTTCCTAAGGTTGTCAGTAATGCACTTGCTACCCTTGtatttcctgagcctcagttttattcttctggaaTAGAGGGCATATTTTaacacctactttttttttttttttttttggtaaagattttatttatttacttgacagggagagcaagagagggaacacaagcaggggtgggagagggagaagcagggtttgccaagcaagcagggagcctgatgcaggactcgatcccaggaccctgggatcatgacccaagccgaggcAGTTgtttagcaactgagccacccaggcacccctcctactTCTGAGGATTGTTCTAATAATTACTTGGGATAATGtatcaaaatgtttatttaacCTGGTGCCTAGGACATCTTCATGCCCAAGTATGCATTCAATTAACTACACTTAACAGGGATCTTCTGCTAAGTCGTAGGGGGGTTTGCATCTGTTGAGTGAATTtcacctttctgttttctttctctaccaGGAAGATGTCATCAACACTCAGTGTGGCTATGATGCCAGGCAAAAACCAGTAAGTGGAATCTCATCTTGTCACTTAGCACAGAGGGTGTTGGAGGAGCTTTTGAACTTGCATGGTGACGCTGTGCTCTCCTCTTCCCTTGTGAAGGAAGTTGACCAGCAGATTGTAATCTACACGAAAGGCTGTGTGCCCCAGTTTGAGAAGTGGTTGCAGGACAATTTAACCATCGTGgctggtattttcatagggattgcattgctACAGGTAAGACAAATCTCCGTGGTGGATGTCACAGGGAAATGATGCCCTGGGAGAGCCCTCGCCGTGACTGGAGCTCTGCTGAATCACCTTCGTGTCACAGTTTTTAAGACACATCGGAGGGCTGGGGAACAGACCTGAACTATctggtttgtattttatttaaagctCTGATTTTAGATGCTACCATCCTGAAATACCTtaggaaatctttttttccttttcaagatgaATTGATTAGGTCGGCAGTTGCCTACTGGCATTCTAGTGTTTCCATGGGCAAAGTAGCCACTGCCTTGTGACAGGTCAGGCAGGCAGGGATGGTTGGAAGTAGATCCCAGTGACAAgattaagactttttaaagagttttacaGACAtcctttgtccctttctctctctgtaccaTCTTGTCAAAGTGTTAGTGAGGGAAAGAAGCATGCACTTTTCCTCCTAAGCAGCCCCAAGAGCGGGGGTTTTTAATCTTGTGGAGatagaatatttttcttaaagggTCA
It encodes:
- the TSPAN5 gene encoding tetraspanin-5 isoform X3, producing MFRCGQFLGIAFLGIGLWAWNEKGVLSNISSITDLGGFDPVWLFLVVGGVMFILGFAGCIGALRENTFLLKFFSVFLGIIFFLELTAGVLAFVFKDWIKDQLYFFINNNIRAYRDDIDLQNLIDFTQEYWQCCGAFGADDWNLNIYFNCTDSNASRERCGVPFSCCTKDPAEDVINTQCGYDARQKPEVDQQIVIYTKGCVPQFEKWLQDNLTIVAGIFIGIALLQIFGICLAQNLVSDIEAVRASW
- the TSPAN5 gene encoding tetraspanin-5 isoform X2, which codes for MSGKHYKGPEVSCCIKYFIFGFNVIFWFLGIAFLGIGLWAWNEKGVLSNISSITDLGGFDPVWLFLVVGGVMFILGFAGCIGALRENTFLLKFFSVFLGIIFFLELTAGVLAFVFKDWIKDQLYFFINNNIRAYRDDIDLQNLIDFTQEYWQCCGAFGADDWNLNIYFNCTDSNASRERCGVPFSCCTKDPAEDVINTQCGYDARQKPEVDQQIVIYTKGCVPQFEKWLQDNLTIVAGIFIGIALLQIFGICLAQNLVSDIEAVRASW
- the TSPAN5 gene encoding tetraspanin-5 isoform X1, translated to MWPHTGRRPHGGEQAAPENVEPCVLRDELLEPVLLWFLGIAFLGIGLWAWNEKGVLSNISSITDLGGFDPVWLFLVVGGVMFILGFAGCIGALRENTFLLKFFSVFLGIIFFLELTAGVLAFVFKDWIKDQLYFFINNNIRAYRDDIDLQNLIDFTQEYWQCCGAFGADDWNLNIYFNCTDSNASRERCGVPFSCCTKDPAEDVINTQCGYDARQKPEVDQQIVIYTKGCVPQFEKWLQDNLTIVAGIFIGIALLQIFGICLAQNLVSDIEAVRASW